A genomic region of Canis aureus isolate CA01 chromosome 16, VMU_Caureus_v.1.0, whole genome shotgun sequence contains the following coding sequences:
- the LOC144286320 gene encoding phosphatidylcholine transfer protein isoform X2, with protein sequence MDLDYRKQWDQYVKELYEKECNGETVVYWQVKYPFPMSNRDYIYIRQRRDLDLDGRKIHVILAQSTSVPQIAERSGVVRVNQYKQSLAIESDGKKGSKVFMYYFDNPGGQIPSWLINWVAKSGVPNFLKDMGKACQNYLKKT encoded by the exons ATGGACTTAGACTACAGAAAACAGTGGGACCAATATGTTAAAG AACTCTATGAAAAGGAATGCAATGGAGAAACCGTGGTCTACTGGCAAGTGAAGTACCCTTTTCCCATGTCCAACCGAGAC TACATCTACATCCGGCAGCGACGAGACCTGGACTTGGACGGGAGGAAGATCCACGTGATCCTGGCTCAGAGCACCTCTGTACCTCAGATTGCTGAGAGGTCTGGTGTGGTCCGGGTGAATCAGTACAAGCAGAGCCTGGCAATCGAGAGTGATGGCAAGAAGGGGAGCAAAG TTTTCATGTATTACTTCGATAACCCGGGTGGCCAAATTCCGTCCTGGCTCATTAACTGGGTCGCCAAG AGTGGTGTTCCTAACTTCCTGAAAGATATGGGGAAAGCCTGTCAAAACTACCTCAAGAAAACCTAA
- the LOC144286320 gene encoding phosphatidylcholine transfer protein isoform X1, whose translation MEPAGGGFSEDQFREACAELRRPALPGASWELLLEALGISIYGLLDQQTGLYEYKVFGVLDNCLPDVLADVYMDLDYRKQWDQYVKELYEKECNGETVVYWQVKYPFPMSNRDYIYIRQRRDLDLDGRKIHVILAQSTSVPQIAERSGVVRVNQYKQSLAIESDGKKGSKVFMYYFDNPGGQIPSWLINWVAKSGVPNFLKDMGKACQNYLKKT comes from the exons ATGGAGCCTGCGGGCGGCGGCTTCTCCGAGGACCAGTTCCGGGAGGCCTGCGCGGAGCTCCGGCGGCCGGCGCTGCCCGGGGCCAGCTGGGAGCTGCTGCTGGAGGCCCTGGGCATCAGCATCTACGGGCTGCTGGACCAG CAAACTGGACTTTATGAGTATAAGGTCTTTGGTGTTCTGGACAATTGTCTGCCGGATGTACTTGCAGATGTCTATATGGACTTAGACTACAGAAAACAGTGGGACCAATATGTTAAAG AACTCTATGAAAAGGAATGCAATGGAGAAACCGTGGTCTACTGGCAAGTGAAGTACCCTTTTCCCATGTCCAACCGAGAC TACATCTACATCCGGCAGCGACGAGACCTGGACTTGGACGGGAGGAAGATCCACGTGATCCTGGCTCAGAGCACCTCTGTACCTCAGATTGCTGAGAGGTCTGGTGTGGTCCGGGTGAATCAGTACAAGCAGAGCCTGGCAATCGAGAGTGATGGCAAGAAGGGGAGCAAAG TTTTCATGTATTACTTCGATAACCCGGGTGGCCAAATTCCGTCCTGGCTCATTAACTGGGTCGCCAAG AGTGGTGTTCCTAACTTCCTGAAAGATATGGGGAAAGCCTGTCAAAACTACCTCAAGAAAACCTAA